The following coding sequences are from one Actinomycetota bacterium window:
- the atpH gene encoding ATP synthase F1 subunit delta, with amino-acid sequence MSDLARGYAQALFQIARAEGALERVEDELLRFARLLENENRFREALSDISLPPEHRAKMVEELLGKKAAPHTVNIISFLVQQGRARDLPKIIDSLVQLAAEERERAVAEVRTAVPLDDEDRKKLIDAITKATGKHVDLKVIIDPDMIGGLLVRVDDQVFDGTVKRRLQLAKERIGRVENG; translated from the coding sequence ATGAGCGACCTCGCGCGCGGCTACGCCCAAGCCCTGTTCCAGATCGCCAGAGCCGAAGGCGCCCTGGAGCGGGTCGAGGACGAGCTGTTGCGCTTCGCGCGCCTGCTCGAGAACGAGAACCGGTTCCGCGAGGCCCTCTCGGACATCTCCCTGCCGCCGGAGCACCGCGCGAAGATGGTTGAGGAGCTGCTCGGGAAGAAGGCGGCGCCGCACACCGTCAACATCATCTCGTTCCTCGTTCAGCAGGGCCGCGCGCGCGATCTCCCCAAGATCATCGATTCGCTCGTGCAGCTCGCGGCGGAGGAACGGGAACGGGCGGTGGCCGAGGTCCGGACCGCTGTGCCGCTCGACGACGAGGATCGCAAGAAGCTCATCGACGCGATCACCAAGGCGACCGGTAAGCACGTCGACCTCAAGGTGATCATCGACCCCGACATGATCGGGGGGCTTCTGGTCCGCGTCGACGACCAGGTCTTCGATGGAACGGTGAAGCGCCGGCTCCAACTGGCCAAGGAACGCATCGGGAGAGTTGAAAATGGCTGA
- the atpD gene encoding F0F1 ATP synthase subunit beta encodes MSMTEQAASAKAEERADGRVIQIIGPVVDVEFPPAALPEILTALEIDFVTASGEGEVIIAEVSQHIGDSTVRAICMRPTDGLRRGARAKNTGAPITVPVGNETLGHVWNVIGKPLDVANVEVKEHWPIHRDPPAFKDLEPRVEMFETGIKVIDLIEPYVKGGKIGMFGGAGVGKTVVIQEMIYRVARQHGGVSVFAGVGERTREGNDLWLEMKESGVLEKAALVFGQMDEPPGVRLRVALGALTMAEYFRDVQRQDVLLFVDNIFRFTQAGSEVSTLLGRMPSAVGYQPTLAGEMGFLQERITSTKGRSITSMQAVYVPADDYTDPAPHTTFAHLDAITRLERSIVEKGIYPAVDPLTSSSRILDARYVGEDHYRVARTVQQILQKYKDLQDIIAILGIDELSEEDKLTVARARKCEKFFSQPFFVAEQFTGQSGEYVPVAQTIEAFEALTKGDLDHIPEQAFYMVGGMDGVMAKARELGVEGV; translated from the coding sequence ATGTCGATGACCGAGCAGGCGGCGAGCGCCAAGGCCGAGGAACGGGCCGACGGGCGCGTGATACAGATCATCGGGCCGGTGGTGGATGTGGAGTTCCCGCCCGCGGCCCTGCCCGAGATCCTCACCGCGCTCGAGATCGACTTCGTTACGGCGAGCGGAGAAGGGGAAGTCATCATCGCCGAGGTCTCCCAGCACATCGGCGATTCGACCGTCCGAGCGATCTGCATGCGTCCCACCGACGGACTCCGCCGGGGGGCGCGAGCCAAGAACACCGGCGCGCCGATCACCGTGCCGGTCGGGAACGAGACCCTCGGTCACGTCTGGAACGTCATCGGCAAGCCGCTCGACGTTGCCAACGTCGAGGTCAAAGAACACTGGCCCATCCATCGCGACCCGCCCGCCTTCAAAGATCTCGAGCCCCGGGTGGAGATGTTCGAGACGGGGATCAAGGTCATCGATCTGATCGAGCCCTACGTGAAGGGCGGAAAGATCGGGATGTTCGGCGGCGCCGGCGTCGGGAAGACCGTCGTCATCCAGGAGATGATCTACCGCGTTGCCCGGCAGCACGGTGGTGTGTCGGTGTTCGCCGGCGTGGGCGAGCGAACGCGCGAGGGCAACGACCTCTGGCTCGAGATGAAGGAGTCGGGGGTGCTCGAGAAGGCGGCGCTGGTGTTCGGGCAGATGGACGAGCCGCCGGGCGTACGGCTCCGCGTCGCGCTCGGCGCGCTGACGATGGCCGAGTACTTCCGCGACGTCCAGCGTCAGGACGTGCTGCTCTTCGTGGACAACATCTTCCGATTCACGCAGGCGGGCTCCGAGGTTTCGACCCTGCTCGGCCGGATGCCGTCGGCGGTCGGTTACCAGCCGACGCTCGCCGGTGAGATGGGGTTCCTTCAGGAGCGCATCACCTCGACCAAGGGACGCTCGATCACGTCGATGCAGGCCGTGTACGTGCCGGCGGACGACTACACCGACCCGGCACCGCATACCACCTTCGCGCACCTCGACGCGATCACGCGCCTCGAGCGCTCGATCGTGGAGAAAGGCATCTACCCGGCCGTCGACCCGCTCACCTCTTCGAGCCGTATCCTCGACGCCCGCTACGTCGGCGAGGACCACTATCGCGTCGCGCGAACCGTCCAGCAGATCCTCCAGAAGTACAAGGACCTGCAGGACATCATCGCGATCCTCGGCATCGACGAGTTGTCCGAAGAGGACAAGCTCACCGTCGCTCGCGCCCGTAAGTGCGAGAAGTTCTTCTCGCAGCCGTTCTTCGTCGCCGAGCAGTTCACCGGCCAGTCGGGTGAGTACGTGCCGGTCGCCCAGACGATCGAGGCGTTCGAGGCGCTGACGAAGGGCGATCTCGACCACATCCCGGAGCAGGCGTTCTACATGGTCGGCGGGATGGACGGCGTGATGGCGAAAGCCCGCGAGCTCGGTGTGGAAGGGGTCTGA
- the atpF gene encoding F0F1 ATP synthase subunit B has product MLAILTFLAQEHAAEEADPARFVLPHADELIWGSIAFVILFALLWKVAFPSINKMLAERQAKIRSGLESAEEAKVEADKLVGQYRKQLDEARGEAAKIIEEAKRTAESLRGDLIAKAEQEAQEIVQRARQDVAGEADRARQQLQAELVSLALTLASRVIERELSQPDVAKQFVERTITELAATGNGNGSN; this is encoded by the coding sequence ATGCTTGCGATACTGACGTTCCTCGCGCAGGAGCACGCCGCGGAAGAGGCGGATCCGGCGCGCTTCGTCCTGCCCCATGCCGACGAGCTGATCTGGGGCTCGATCGCCTTCGTCATCCTCTTCGCCCTTCTATGGAAGGTCGCGTTCCCGAGCATCAACAAGATGCTCGCCGAGCGTCAGGCCAAGATCCGTTCCGGGCTCGAGTCGGCGGAGGAGGCCAAGGTCGAGGCCGACAAGCTGGTCGGGCAGTACCGGAAGCAGCTCGACGAAGCTCGCGGTGAGGCGGCCAAGATCATCGAGGAGGCGAAGCGCACCGCGGAGTCGCTCCGGGGCGACCTTATAGCCAAGGCAGAGCAGGAGGCGCAAGAGATCGTCCAGCGCGCACGCCAGGACGTCGCGGGCGAGGCCGATCGTGCGCGCCAGCAGCTCCAGGCCGAGCTGGTCAGCCTCGCGCTGACGCTCGCTTCTCGTGTGATCGAGCGGGAACTGTCGCAGCCGGACGTGGCGAAGCAGTTCGTCGAGCGTACGATCACCGAGCTGGCCGCTACCGGAAACGGGAACGGGTCGAACTGA
- the atpA gene encoding F0F1 ATP synthase subunit alpha — translation MAELLIDPNEISSVLRRYVEEFKPTVEREQVGRVLYSGDGIARIAGLPQCMANERLEFPNGVSGVALNLEENQIGAVILGDPADVEEGDPVKLTGEILSVPVGDALLGRVIDVLGNPLDGGPPLDESKIAGRRPLEVQAPSVVQRQPVKEPLYFGIKAVDAMTAVGRGQRELIIGDMKTGKTAIAVDAIINQKRFWGTDRAVKCIYVAVGQKDSTVAQVVQALKDEGAMEFTVVVVAGGARPAPFKYLAPYAGSAIGQHWMYNGEHALIVYDDLSKQAEAYREISLLLRRPAGREAYPGDVFYLHSRLLERGAKLSDDLGAGSLTALPIVETKGGDISGYIPTNVISITDGQIYLEEGLFNAGVRPAINVGKSVSRVGGNAQIKAMKGVSGSLRLDLAAYRELESFAAFGSELDKSSQRQLERGARLVELLKQKQFSPIAVEDQVIAIFAATNGYIDDIPVSDVKRFEQELLEFVHSRHPDIPRTIVESGALAEDMAATLKQAIEEFKRSFVATEVGPAAVQKNVGWERTAAQDEPAEGAGEPPAPGSGEVLPEG, via the coding sequence ATGGCTGAGCTGTTGATCGATCCGAACGAGATCTCCTCGGTTCTACGGCGGTACGTCGAGGAGTTCAAGCCGACGGTCGAGCGTGAGCAGGTCGGCCGCGTCCTGTACTCGGGGGACGGCATCGCGCGCATCGCGGGGCTCCCCCAGTGCATGGCCAACGAGCGCTTGGAGTTCCCGAACGGCGTTTCCGGCGTGGCGCTGAACCTCGAGGAGAATCAGATCGGCGCGGTGATCCTCGGTGATCCCGCCGACGTGGAGGAAGGCGACCCGGTCAAGCTCACCGGCGAGATCCTGTCCGTGCCGGTCGGCGACGCCCTGCTCGGACGAGTGATCGACGTGCTCGGCAATCCGCTCGACGGCGGCCCGCCGCTCGACGAGTCGAAGATCGCCGGCCGCCGGCCGCTCGAGGTCCAGGCCCCGTCGGTCGTCCAACGGCAGCCGGTCAAGGAGCCCCTCTACTTCGGGATCAAGGCGGTCGACGCGATGACCGCGGTCGGCCGGGGCCAGCGCGAGCTGATCATCGGCGACATGAAGACCGGCAAGACCGCGATCGCCGTCGATGCCATCATCAACCAGAAGCGGTTCTGGGGGACCGACCGCGCGGTCAAGTGCATCTACGTTGCGGTCGGTCAGAAGGACTCGACCGTCGCGCAGGTGGTGCAGGCCCTCAAGGACGAGGGCGCCATGGAGTTCACGGTCGTCGTCGTTGCCGGCGGCGCGCGCCCGGCGCCGTTCAAATACCTCGCGCCGTACGCCGGCTCCGCTATCGGTCAGCACTGGATGTACAACGGCGAGCACGCGCTGATCGTCTACGACGACCTCTCGAAGCAGGCCGAGGCGTATCGCGAGATCTCGCTGCTCCTCCGGCGTCCGGCCGGACGCGAGGCGTATCCCGGCGACGTCTTCTACCTTCACTCGCGCTTGCTCGAGCGAGGAGCGAAGCTCTCCGACGACCTGGGCGCCGGCTCACTTACGGCGCTCCCGATCGTCGAGACCAAGGGCGGCGACATCTCCGGCTACATCCCGACCAACGTGATCTCGATCACCGACGGCCAGATCTACCTCGAAGAAGGACTCTTCAACGCCGGCGTGCGACCCGCCATCAACGTCGGCAAGTCGGTCTCGCGCGTCGGCGGCAACGCGCAGATCAAGGCCATGAAGGGCGTCTCCGGCTCGCTCCGGCTCGACCTGGCCGCCTACCGTGAGCTCGAGTCGTTCGCCGCGTTCGGCTCCGAGCTCGACAAGTCATCGCAGCGCCAGCTCGAGCGCGGCGCGCGTCTCGTCGAGCTGCTCAAGCAGAAGCAGTTCTCGCCGATCGCGGTTGAAGACCAGGTGATCGCGATCTTCGCGGCGACCAACGGGTATATCGACGACATCCCGGTCTCGGACGTGAAGCGCTTCGAGCAGGAACTCCTCGAGTTCGTCCATTCCCGCCACCCGGACATCCCGCGCACGATCGTCGAGTCCGGCGCGCTTGCGGAGGACATGGCGGCGACCCTGAAACAGGCGATCGAGGAGTTCAAGCGCAGCTTCGTCGCAACCGAGGTCGGCCCTGCCGCGGTACAGAAGAACGTCGGGTGGGAACGCACCGCTGCGCAGGACGAGCCGGCGGAGGGGGCCGGCGAGCCTCCTGCACCGGGCTCCGGCGAGGTCCTGCCGGAGGGGTAG
- the atpE gene encoding ATP synthase F0 subunit C, giving the protein MEVLAALATILAQADAIDVAPIGKGLVYGLAAIGPGIGIGIIFGKAIEAVARQPEARGMVQQLMFIGFALAEALALFGFVLFFILS; this is encoded by the coding sequence ATGGAGGTTCTCGCCGCACTCGCCACGATCCTGGCGCAGGCCGATGCCATCGACGTTGCACCGATCGGAAAGGGTCTCGTCTACGGCCTCGCCGCGATCGGGCCCGGCATCGGCATCGGCATCATCTTCGGCAAGGCGATCGAAGCGGTCGCCCGTCAGCCCGAAGCCCGAGGCATGGTGCAACAGCTGATGTTCATCGGCTTCGCCCTCGCCGAGGCGCTCGCGTTGTTCGGGTTCGTGCTCTTCTTCATCCTGAGCTGA
- a CDS encoding AtpZ/AtpI family protein, which translates to MDPPERRGTPWSRAGVGFSQGWMILVELGAIIGLFAYAGYRLDKALGTRPWFLATLMIVGYAGGVYHVWIWVRGRTEGDERDVR; encoded by the coding sequence GTGGACCCGCCTGAGAGGAGGGGCACGCCGTGGTCGCGAGCCGGGGTGGGGTTCAGCCAGGGGTGGATGATCCTCGTCGAGTTGGGGGCCATCATCGGCCTCTTCGCCTACGCGGGATACCGGCTCGACAAGGCCCTCGGCACCCGGCCTTGGTTCTTGGCCACGCTGATGATCGTCGGGTATGCGGGCGGCGTGTACCACGTGTGGATCTGGGTGCGTGGTCGTACCGAAGGTGACGAGCGAGACGTTCGGTAG
- a CDS encoding F0F1 ATP synthase subunit gamma: MGAKFRQWQRRIGSIESTIKITRAMELVAASRIVKAQNRLIQARPYAERIHQAIRELAGISEVENEFPLLKPREEIRSTGLVVITSDRGLAGAYNSNVIRVGSGILRGADQAGRGKRLHVVGRKGLSYFRFRGFDLASQTTGISDTPQFEDAEALGRKLVKEFIDGAVDEVRIAYTDFRSAGSQVATSTRILPISGEEVAGTKGEISPLYEFEPEPAEILSLLLPRYVNTVIFAALLESSASEHAARRRAMKAATDSGEELIKVYTRIANRERQAEITSEIMEVVGGAEALREHEEATV, from the coding sequence ATGGGAGCCAAGTTCCGGCAATGGCAGCGACGGATCGGCTCGATCGAGTCGACGATCAAGATCACGCGTGCGATGGAGCTCGTCGCCGCGTCGCGGATCGTCAAGGCGCAGAACCGGCTGATCCAGGCACGGCCGTACGCGGAGCGGATCCATCAAGCGATCCGTGAGCTGGCCGGCATCAGCGAGGTCGAGAACGAATTCCCCCTCTTGAAGCCGCGGGAAGAGATCCGCTCTACCGGCCTCGTGGTCATCACGAGCGACCGCGGCCTCGCGGGCGCCTACAACTCGAACGTGATCCGCGTGGGGTCGGGGATCCTGCGCGGTGCCGATCAGGCTGGCCGCGGTAAGCGCCTGCACGTCGTCGGGCGGAAAGGGCTCTCCTACTTCCGGTTCAGGGGATTCGACCTCGCTTCGCAGACCACGGGGATCTCCGACACGCCGCAGTTCGAGGATGCCGAGGCGCTCGGCCGGAAGCTGGTGAAGGAGTTCATCGACGGAGCGGTGGACGAGGTCCGCATCGCGTACACCGACTTCCGTTCGGCCGGCAGTCAGGTCGCGACGTCGACCCGCATCCTGCCGATCAGCGGCGAGGAAGTCGCGGGGACGAAAGGCGAGATCAGTCCGCTCTACGAGTTCGAGCCCGAGCCCGCAGAGATCCTCTCGCTGCTGCTGCCGAGGTACGTAAACACCGTCATCTTCGCGGCCCTGCTCGAGTCGAGCGCATCCGAGCACGCCGCCCGGCGCCGCGCGATGAAAGCGGCGACCGACTCCGGCGAGGAGCTCATCAAGGTGTACACGCGGATCGCGAACCGCGAACGTCAAGCCGAGATCACCAGCGAGATCATGGAGGTCGTCGGCGGCGCCGAGGCCCTCCGCGAACACGAAGAAGCGACCGTTTAG
- the atpB gene encoding F0F1 ATP synthase subunit A has product MTTTTATDTAAPPRKKGRMLKVFAVLAVAVGAAFLADAIIGVDAKSFHAPTVDELFEFKEIFSVAGIEVTFPTLVMFGVTTLLIIFFVGAFRRPKMIPSGPQNVAEAGVDFIREGIAVSVIGPQGHAWVPFLTAMFFWVLFNNLMSIIPVIQFPVTSRMAYPATLAALVWIIYNAVGIKEQGFFKYFKNIMFPPGVPGPIKPLLALIEFFSTVIVRPITLSVRLFANMVAGHMILGVLFVGASVFIAGDVLGKIGFVAPFGLSIALMGLELFVIFMQAFIYTILTAVYISGALHPEH; this is encoded by the coding sequence GTGACCACGACCACCGCCACCGACACCGCGGCGCCGCCCCGCAAGAAGGGCCGGATGCTCAAAGTCTTCGCCGTGCTCGCCGTCGCCGTGGGTGCGGCCTTCCTGGCCGACGCCATCATCGGGGTGGACGCGAAGTCCTTCCACGCGCCGACGGTAGATGAGCTCTTCGAGTTCAAGGAGATCTTCTCGGTAGCCGGGATCGAGGTCACGTTCCCGACGCTTGTGATGTTCGGTGTGACGACGCTCCTGATCATCTTCTTCGTCGGCGCGTTCCGGCGGCCCAAGATGATCCCCTCGGGCCCGCAGAACGTGGCCGAAGCTGGGGTCGACTTCATACGGGAAGGGATCGCCGTCTCGGTGATCGGTCCCCAGGGGCACGCCTGGGTCCCGTTCCTCACCGCGATGTTCTTCTGGGTCCTGTTCAACAACCTGATGTCGATCATCCCGGTGATCCAGTTCCCGGTGACGTCGCGCATGGCGTACCCCGCGACCCTCGCCGCGCTGGTGTGGATCATCTACAACGCCGTCGGGATCAAGGAACAGGGCTTCTTCAAGTACTTCAAGAACATCATGTTCCCGCCGGGCGTCCCGGGGCCGATCAAGCCGCTCCTGGCGTTGATCGAATTCTTCTCGACGGTGATCGTCCGGCCGATCACGCTGTCCGTCCGGCTCTTCGCCAACATGGTCGCCGGTCACATGATCCTCGGCGTGCTGTTCGTCGGCGCCTCGGTCTTCATCGCCGGCGACGTGCTCGGCAAGATCGGCTTCGTGGCTCCGTTCGGCCTGTCGATCGCGCTGATGGGTCTCGAGCTCTTCGTCATCTTCATGCAGGCGTTCATCTACACGATCCTCACAGCCGTCTATATCTCCGGTGCTTTGCACCCGGAGCACTAG